The genomic segment CTGCCGGCGCGGATGCGGTCGACCAGCAGCCCCAGGGCGTAGGCGGGGATGACGGAGGCGGCCGCGGCGAGCAGGCCCGCGGCGAGGGTGATCGCGCTTTCCGTCCTGCGCCGCCCGAGTTCGGCGCCGAGCCAGGCCCGGGTCGCGCGGGTGCCGGCGATCGGCAGGGCCGGGGTCATCGCAGCACCGCCCGGCGGTAGGCCTCGTCGTTCGCGCTCAGGTCGGCGTGCCGGCCTTCGGCGGTGACCGCGCCGCCGTCGATCACGACGACCCGGTCGGCCGCGGCCAGCAGGGCCGGGCTGCTGGTGATGACGACGGTGGCGTACGGGGTCCGGTCGTCGTGCCGCAGCGCCCGGAGGCCGCCCGCGATGGCCTGCTCGGTGACGGCGTCGACCGCGCTTGTCGGGTGGTGCAGCACCAGCAGCGGCGGGCGGGCCAGCAGGGCCCGGGCCAGCGCGATCCGCTGGCGCTGACCGCCGGAGAGGTTGGTGCCGCGTTCGGTCACCGGGCTGCCGGGGTCGCCCACCTGGTCGGCGGCGGCGGCCCGGAGCGCCCGCGGGAGGTGGTCGCCGCCGTCCGCGCGCAGGTCGATGTTGCCGGCCAGGGTGCCGGTGAACAGGTCCGTCCGGTGCGGTTCGACGTGCAGCAGCCGCCGGGCCAGGCCGCGTTCGACGGTTTCCAGCGGCTCACCCGAGAGCAAAAGCGTTCCCTCGTACGCGTCGGGGACGGCCAGGAGCCGCACCAGCGCCTCGGCGTCGGCGGGCCGGTGCGCGACGACACCGACGAACTCCCCCGGCCGTACGTGGAGGTCGAGGCCCCGCAGCGGACCGTGCTCGACGCCCGCCAGCCGCAGGTCGGCGCCGGAGGAAGGGGTGGCGTCGCCGGCCGGCAGCACCAGCGGGGACTGCAGGACCCCCGCCACCCGGTCGGCCGAGGCCCGCGCCGTGGCGTACCAGCTCGGCACGATGGCCAGCGTGCCGAACGGCTCGATGAGGAACTGGGCCGAGCCGATGACGGTGATGAACTGCCCGATCGTGATTCGGCCGGTCAGCGCGAACCACCCGGCCACGATGGCGATCCCGCCCGCCAGCAGCGTGCTCAGCGTCGTCGAGGCGCCCTGGTACGCGTTCTGGGTGCGCGACGAGCGCAGGGTGGCCGCCAGCGACCGCCGGCTGACCACCCGGTAGCGTTCGGCCGCCGCGTCCTGGGCCCCGATGCCGCGCAAGGGACGCAGCCCGGTGACCAGGTCGGTGGCCAGCGAGGTGGCCTTGCCCGCCTGTTCCTGCTGGTCGGCGACGCGCCGGGCGACCAGCGGGGCGGTCCGGTGCAGGACGCCCAGCACGACCGGCGTGGCGACCAGCACGATCAGCCCGAGCGGCCACGAGATGACCAGCAGTGTGACCGCGCTGACCGCCACCGCGACGAGCGCGCTGGTCACGCGCGGGATGTGGTCGAGGACGTACGAGGTGTACTCGGCGTCGGTGGTGGAGACGGTGAGCAGGTCACCGGGCCGCCGGTCGGTTCGCAGCCCGCGCGGGTGCAGGATCTTCGCGGCCACCTCGACCCGCAGCAGGTGCCCTTCCCGGGCGATCGCCCGCTGCAGGTTCCGCGCGCCGAAGCGGTAGGTCACCGTCAGCACCAGGTACGTCGCGGCCAGCACCCCGGTCCAGAGCAGCAGCGCGGCCACGTCCCCGGTGTCGACGGCCCGGTCGACGATCACGCCGATGAGCACCGGCACGAGGGCCGCGCAGAGCTGGTAGACGCCGGCCAGCACGGTCCCGGCCCAGAGCCGCCGGCCGTTGCGGGCGACCGCCCGGCGCAGGATCGCGGTACCGGGCTTTCTCGTGCGGGACACCGCGGGACTCCTCACCCAAAGATCAAGTAAGGGCAGCCTAATAGGCTACGTCCCGCCACGCCCGCGCCGGTGACGCCCGCCACCTACCAGCTCGCGAACTCCCGGGGCGAGAACTTGCCCTCTTCGAGCCGGTGCTCGATCTCCTCCAGGCTGCGGCCGGTCAGCTCGGGCATCTTCCGGTACAGGAAGACGAACGCGATGATGTTGAAGGCCGCGTACATCCAGAACGTCTGGCCCGTGCCGATGGCCTTCATGGTGCTCAGCAGCGTCAGGGTGATGAGCACGTTGGTTCCCCACAACGACGCCGACTGCGCCGCGGCGCCCGCCGCCCGGGTGGCCAGCGGGTAGATCTCGGAACCGGTCAGCCAGCCCATCAGCTGGATCCCGCCGGCGGTGAAGGCCATGAAGGCGATCAGGGTGGCGACGATCCACGGGATCATCGACTTGCCGTCGTGGCCGGTGACGAAGAACGAGCCGAGCACGATGAGCGCGACCGCGGCGCACGGCAACGTCAGCAGGGTGAGCCGGCGGCGCCCGACCCGGTCGATGATCGACAGGCCGATGAGCTGCGCGATCAGGTAGGTCAGGCCGAGCGCGACGGAGACCCGCAGCGCGGTGGAGTCGGAGAAGCCGTTGTCGGTCAGGATGGTGGGCGTGTAGTAGACGATCATCTCGATGCCGGACAACTGCGTGAAGACCGCGAGCCCGCAGCCGACCACGAGCGCCGGCCGCACCCAGGCCGCCTTGAGCCCGGCCCAGCCGCGGGTGCCCGCACGCTTCTCGGCCTGCGCGTTGTCCTCGATCTCGCGCATCTCGCCGGACAGGTCGCTGCCGTGCGGACGCACCCGCTCCAGGGCCTGCCGGGCCCGGTCGAGGTGACCCTCCCGGGCGAGCCAGCGCGGGCTCTCCGGCAGTCTGAGCATCAGGGCGAACATGATCGCGGCGGGCACGGCGGCCATGCCGATCGCCACCCGCCAGTCGATGATCTCGGCGGCGCCCACGACTGTCGCGATGACGATGCCGACCCCGATCGCGATCTGGAAGAAGAGCACCAGGCGCCCGCGGTAGGCGGTCGGCGCGAGCTCGGCCACGTACACCGGGGCGGTCTGCGTCGCCCCGCCGACCGCGAAGCCCAGCACGAGGCGGCTGAGCGACAGCGTGATCGGATCGGGCGAGAGCGAGGCCGCCAGCGACCCGACGACGAAGACGATGCCGATGAGCAGCAGGGTGCCGTGCCGGCCGCGTCGTTCGGCCAGCCGGCTGCAGGTGAGGGCGCCGATGACCGCGCCCACGAGGATCGAGGCGGCGATCACCTGTTCCCATCCGTGACCGATGTCGAAGTCCTCGCCGATCTGCAGCAGGGCGCCGGAGATGATGCCGGTGTCGTACCCGTACAGCAGGCCCGAGACGGCCGAGACGAGGGCGACCGCGACCACCGAGCCGGTGAGCCGATCGCTGCCGGCCGCCTGGCGCGTCCCCGCGTCGCCGTGACTTGTTCTACCCACCATGGACAGGCGGGTACCCCAATGATCGACGCCTATGCGCCGGTTCAGCGGCCGCCGGTCTCCTCGCGCAGCCGTTCGGCCTCCTGCCGGGCCGATGCCGCCTCGGCTGGGCGGTCCCGGCGCCGGTAAATCGCCGACAGCACGGTCAGGGCGCGGGCCAGCAGCACCCGGTAACCGCCCGCGCGGGCCCGTTCCACCGCCTGTTCGGCGGCCGCGGTGGCCGGGGCCAGATCGCCCCGGGACAGGTGGGCGGCGGCCAGGCCCGTCGTGGCGTCGATCTCAACGTAGACGTCGGAGGCCTGCGCGGCCAGCCGCACCGCCGCCTCGTACTGGGTGATCGCGTCCCGGGTGCGGCCCAGCGCCAGGTAGGCCGGGGCCAGCGCGTTGCGGGCCTGGCCCTCGCCGCCGGCGTCGCCCGCCGCCGAGCTCACCTCGGCCGCCTGTTCGGCGTGCCGCCGGGACTGCTGCGGGTCGCTCGTGGCGGTGGCCAGGGACACCCGGGCCACGGTCTCCAGCAACGGTTCGTCGAGCTCGCGGGCCAGGCGCAGCGCCTCGGTGGCCTCGGCCACGGCCTCGTCGGTGGCGCCCTGCTGGCTCAGCACGAGCGCCAGGTTGCCGCGGGTCAGGGCCACCGCCGTACGGGCGCCGCTCTGCTCGGCCAGGGCGAGGGCCCGCCGCAGGTAGTCGTGGGCCGCGGCGAGCCGGCCCAGGGTGAAGTGGGCACCGGCCAGCATGTTGAACGCGTCCCCGGCGGGCGCGCCACCGGTGCGGCGGGTGACGTCGAGGCTGCGTTCGATGTGCTCGACGGCCTTCTCGAACTCGCCCCGCAGGAAGGCCAGCGACCCGATCGCGCTCTCGGCCACGGCTTCGGCCTCGGGCCAGCCCGCCTCCCGGCTCAGGCGCAACGTCTGCTCGTACTGGATCTGGGCGGCGGGCGCGTCGTGCCGGCGCTGGTAGTAGTTGCCGAGGCTGAGCGCCGCCATCGTCCGGCCCGGCAGGTCGTCGGCGGCCGCCGCGGCGGTGGCCACCGCGTGCCACTGCTCGCCGAAGCCGCGGCCCCAGAACCAGCCGCGCAGCAGGTCGGCCAGGGGTCCGGCGCCGGGTTGCAGGGCCACCGCGACCAGGTTGGCCAGCTCGGCGTTGAGCCACGCCACGGCCTCGGCCACCGGGGCCGGCTCGGCGTCTCGGGGCTGGTCCGCCGGGTAGGGCAGGCGGATCATCTGCGGCCACATCGCGCGGGCCGCGCTGTCGCACCGGCGCAGGTAGTACGCGTACAGCCCGGCGCCGGCCCGCTCGGCCTCGGCGGCGCCGGCCCGTCCCCGGGCGTATTCGCGCAGCAGGTCGTGCGGCGCGTACCGGTCGGCGCCGCGCGGCTCGACCAGGTGGGCGCGGGCCAGGCGCCGCAGCCGGTCCCGGGCCTCCCCGACCGGGCAGCCGGTGGCGGCCGCGACCGACTCCGGGGTGAAGTCGTGGCTGGGCAGCACGCCCAGGACCCGGAACGTGCGCTGCTCCGCCTCGGCCAGGCTCTCGTACGACAGGTCGAAGGTGGCCGCCACCCGCAGGTCGCGCTCGCCGTCCACGGCCAGCGCCGCGAACCGGTCGAGCCGCAGCTCGGACAGGTGGCTCGCGATGTCGCGGTGCGCGTCCTCGGCGAGGTTGGCGGCGGCGATGCACACCGCGAGCGGCAGCCCGTCGCACGCCTCGACCAGACCGGCCGCGGCGGCGGGCTGCTCGGCGACCCGGGTGTCGTCGAGGAACCGGCCCAGCAGATGCACGGCGTCCGCGGCAGGCAGCGGCGGCACCGTCATCGAGCGCGCCCCGTGCCCGGCGACCAGGCCGGTCAGCCGGTTGCGGCTGGTCACCACGGCCACCGCGGACGGGCTGCCGGGCAGCAGATCGCGCACCTGTTCGGCGGAGCGCGCGTTGTCCAGCACGACCAGGATGCGCCGCCCCGCGACCATCGAGCGGTAGAGCTTGACCGCGTCCTCGTGGCGGGCCGGCACCGCGCGGGCCTCGACGCCGAGCGAGATCAGCAGGTGCCCGACCGCCTCGGCCGCGGGCATCGGCCGCTGCCGGTGAAAGCCGTGCAGGTCGATGAAGAGCGCCCCGTCGGGGAAGCTCGCCGCGGCGTCGTGCGCCCACTGCACCACCAGCGCGGTCTTGCCGACGCCGGGCGGGCCGACCACGGCGACGACGGGCAGCGCGGGCCGCTCGACCGCGGACACCAGCTCGTCCAGGCGTTTGAGCTCGGCCGACCGGCCGGTGAAGTAGGCCGCCGCGGGCGGCAGCTCGGCCGGCGGGCGGGCCGGGTCGGCGGGCTGGTCGCGCAGGATCGCGTGCTGCAGGTCGGTGAGCTCGGCGCCGGGTTCGATGCCGAGGCCGGTCACCAGCTTCTCGCGCAGATCGCGGAAGACCTTGAGCGCGTCGGCCTTGCGCCCGGACCCGCTCAGCGCCCGCATGAGCTGGCCGTGCAGGCGTTCCCGGTACGGGTTCTCGCTGGTCAGGACGGTCAGCTCGACCACGGTGGCGGCCCCGTCACCCAGCTCGAGCTCGATGTCGAAACGGCGCTCCAGCGCGGCCAGCCGCCGCTCGGAGAGACGCAACACGTACGTGGCCAGGGCGGGCTCGTCGGCCAGCGCGCCGAACGGCCGGCCCCTCCAGCGAGCCGACGCCGTACGGAAAAGGTCTCTGGCCACGGCGAGGTCACCCCGCGCGGCGGCCTCCTCGGCGGCGGCGATCCCGGCCTCGAACTCCCCCGCGTCCACCGTCGACGGCTCGGCCACCAGGCGGTACGTGACTCCCTGGCGGAGCACGGCGTCGCGCCCGAGGATGCGGCGCAGCTGATGCACGTAGTTGCGCAGATTCTCCACTGCGGACGCCGGTGGATGCTCACCCCAGACGGCGTCGACCAGTTCGGGCACCGGGACGGGTTCGTTGAGGCGGCTCAGCAGCACGGCCAGCAGCAGCCGGGGTTTGCCCGGCGGCACGAGCACCTGTCCGCCGTCCTCGACCTCGAAACCGCCGAGGATCCTGAACCTCAAAACCGTCCCCTGTCGCCGCAGTCGTTCCCCGCAAAGATAAAAACGTATGTCGATGCCATCGCCGTGACACTCCCCGAGGCGCCCGCACAGCGATAAAGATCACTCCTCTCCGCCCGCGCATCGGCCGTCCATCCCGTTGTGCCCGGCCGTTCCGTCGAGGGGCGATCGGATCAATCGACAAGCACCACTGCCGATAGCCTTCGCCGGTCCCCCACCCCGGAAGGTCCCCCTCGTCGTGCGCGCGTTGTTCGTGGTTGCCGTGGCCGTAGTGGCCGGCTTCGTCCTCAGTCCGATGCTCAAGGCGGACGCCGACTGCACCCCGGCCACCCCGGTCGCGGCGGCGGCGCCGAAGGGGTGGAACAAGGAACAGGTGGCCAACGCCCGCCTGATCGTCACGGTCGGCCAGGACCGCCGGGTGCCCGGCGCGGCGCAGGTGATCGCCGTGGCCACGGCCATTCAGGAGTCGCGCCTGCGCAACCTCCCCGGCGGTGACCGCGACTCGATCGGCCTCTTCCAGCAGCGGCCCAGCCAGGGGTGGGGCACGCCGAAGCAACTGTCCGACCCCGCCTATCAGACGAACAAGTTCTACGACAAGCTGCTGCGGGTCGACGGCTGGCAGAAGATGCGGGTCACCGAGGCCGCCCAGGCCGTGCAGATCTCGGCCTTCCCGGAGGCGTATCAGAAGCACGTCCCGGCGGCCACCCGCCTGGTCGGCACGCTCAGTGATCAGGCGCCCTGCAGCAAGGCGACGTAAGCTCCCGGTTTCGTGCCACCCGGTCCGGCTTTATCTGGGCCTTATCGCCGTCTGAGCATCGTTTTTCGGGTGAAGTCTTACGAGGGAACACCGCAACTGTCGGTAGTAGTGCCGGTCTTCAACGAGGAAGACGTGCTGCCGCTGTTCGCCGGGCGGATGCGGCCCGTGCTCGACGGCCTCGACGTGTCGTACGAGGTGCTCACCGTCGACGACGGCAGCCGCGACGCCACCCCGGCGGTGCTCGCACGGATGCGCCAGACCTGGCCGCAGCTGCGGGTCGTCCGGCTGCGGCGCAACGCCGGCCACCAGAACGCGCTCACCGCCGGGCTGCACCGGGCCCGCGGCCGTTACGTGGTCAGCATCGACGTCGACCTGCAGGACCCGCCCGAGGTCATCGCGGACATGCTGGCGCTGGCCGAGCGCGAGCAGCTCGACGTGGTGCACGGCGTGCGCACCGACCGGAGCACCGACAGCCCGTTCAAGCGCTGGACGGCCGGGTGGTACTACCGGCTCATCCGGCGGGTGGTCGGGGCCGAGGTGCCGCACAACGCCGGCGATTTCCGCCTGCTCAGCCGCACCGCCGTGGACGCCCTGACCGAGCTGCCGGAGCAGTTGCCGGTCTATCGCCTGCTGGTGCCGTGGCTGGGCCTGCCCGGCGGCGAGGTGCCGTACGCCCGGGCCCCGCGCGCGGCCGGCCGCTCCAAGTATCCGCTGGCCAAGATGGTGCGGCTGGCCCTGGACAGCATCACCGGTTTCTCGGCGGCCCCGCTGCGGGTCGCGACCTGGCTGGGCTGCGCGGGCATCGTCCTGTGCTTCGCGATGGCCGCGGCCGTGCTCGGCGCCTACCTGTGGGGCAGCGTGGTGCCCGGCTGGACGTCGATGTTCGTGGCGCTGGTCTTCCTGGGCGCGCTGCAGCTGCTCTGCCTGGGCCTGCTCGGCGAGTACGTGGCCCGCATCTTCACCTCGGTCCAGGGCCGTCCCGCGTACGTGGTCACGTACGACTCCGCGGTGACCGGCACCCGGCGCCCGGCCGGAGTGTCGTCGTGACCGCGACAGCCTTCGCCGAGCCGGATCTGGACCTCCGGGTCGAGGCCGGGGTTCACCGTCCGTGGCGGTCGGCCTGGCTCGCGGCCGCGGCGGTGTGGTCGGCCACCGCTGTCTTCCATCTGCTGGTCGGTGCGTTCGCGTGGCTGACCTACCAGGGCACCGGGCCCGCCCCCGGCCTGTGGTCGGCGTTCCTCGGGTGGAACAACTGGGACGCCCAGCACTACGTGCGGATCGCCGAGAGCGGCTACGCCGGCCTCACCGCCGGCTACCCGGCCTTCTTCCCGCTGTACCCGCTGCTCATCCACGTGTTCGACCCGGTGCTGCCGGGCGGCGGGATGGTCAGTGCCCTCGTGGTGGCCAACGCGGCCGCGTTCGGCGCCCTGGCCGTGCTTTACCGGCTGGCCGACCACGAGTTCGGGCCGCGGGTGGCCCAGCGCGCGGCCTGGTACCTGGCCGTCTTCCCGATGGGGTTCTTCCTGTTCATCGGCTACAACGAGTCGCTCTTCCTGCTGCTGATGGTGGGCGCGCTCTACGCCGCGCGGCGCGGGCACTGGTGGGTGGCGGGCACGCTGGGCGCGTTCTCGTCGGCCACCCGGCTGTTCGGCCTGCTGCTGATCCTGCCGCTGGCCGTCGAATACGTGCGCCAGGCCGGCTGGCGACCCCGCCGGGACGTGGCGGCGCTGGCCCTGGTGCCGCTGGGAGTGCTGGCATACAGCCTTTACTGCCTGATCGAGCTGGGCAACCCGCTGCAGTTCAGCATCGCCCAGGACGAGTGGGGCCGGCGGTACACGGTTCCCGGCGGGGCGTGGCTGACCTCGCTGACGCAGATCTTCGGGCACGGGCCGCTGCACAAGGACACCCTTGGAGCGCTCCTGGACGCGAGCACGATCCTGATCGCGGTGGTGCTGCTGATCCTGTGCGTGAAGGGCCCGTTCACCTTCCGGCGGGACCAGCGCTACCTGGTCGTGCAGGGCGCGATCACCCTTGTCATGCTGATGTCGACCGAGGTCGGCGGGCGGGCGATGCAGTCGGCGGCGCGCTACGCGATGGAGGCGGTGGCGATCTTCCTGGTGCTGGCCCGGATGGGCGCCAACCGGACCCTCGACCGTACGGTCCTGGTCGTCGGGACCGCCCTGCACGCGGCGCTGCTGGTGGTCTTCATGGCCGGCACGTTCCTCGTCGCGTGAAAACCGCGTCTTTATCGCCGCCTTATCCCGATCATGGCAGCATGGCCCGCGTGCGAGTTCTGGTGGCGGACGACGAGCGGCTGCTGGCCGACACGGTCGCCGTCGGTCTGCGGCGGGCGACCATGGCGGTCGACGTGGCCTACACCGGCGGCCAGGCACTCGAGAAGATCCAGGTCAATCGGTACGACGTGGCGGTGCTGGACCGGGACATGCCCGACGGCACCGGCGACGACGTGTGCCGCTGGATCGCCGAGCACCGCCTCGCGACCCGGGTGCTGCTGCTCACCGCGGCCTGCGGCGTCTACGACCGGGTGGAGGGTCTCGGGCTGGGCGCCGACGACTACCTGACCAAGCCGTTCGCCTTCGCCGAGCTGGTGGCCCGGGTGCAGGCGCTGGCCCGCCGGACGGCCCCGGCCCTGCCGCCGGTGCTCGAGCGCGAAGGGGTCGTGCTCGACGTGGCGACCCGTACGGCGAGCCGGGACGGGCGGTCACTGGACCTCACCAACAAGGAGTTCGGCGTCCTGCACGCGCTGATGCGCGCCCAGGGGCAGGCGGTGACCACCGAGGACCTGCTGGAACAGGTCTGGGACGAGCACACCGACCCGTTCAGCAACGTCGTGCGGGTGACCGTGTCCACGCTGCGCCGCAAACTGGGCGAACCGCAGGTCGTGCAGACCGTGCCGCGGGCCGGATACCGCCTCGGGCTGCCCTGATGGGGCTGCGGGCCCGCCTGGTCGTGGCCACGGCGGTCACGGTCACGTGGGTCTTCGTCGCCCAGTTCCTCTGGTACAAGCTGCCGCTGCTGCCGACCTGGTATCCCTGCTACGAGGACATCGACGGCATGGAGTGCCGGATCAGCCGCAAGATCCCGATCGACAACGTCGTGCAGTGGGGCATCGTGCTCGGGGTGACTCTCCTGCTCGTGCCGTTGCTGATCTGGTGGGTGCTGGTGCCCGTACGCCGGATGCTGCCGCTCATCGAGCAGATCGGCCCGCAGAACCTCGGCCACCGGATCCGCCCCGGACGCGGCCGCGACGAGCTCAAACGGCTGGGCCGGGCGCTCGACACGATGATGAACGGCATCGCCGCGGGCTACGAGGGGCAACGTACGTTCGCGGCCAACGCCTCGCACGAACTGCGCACCCCGCTCGCCCTGCAGCGCACGCTGATCGAGGTGGGCATGGCCGAGCCGCTCACTCCGGAACAGTCGGCCCTGCTGGCCAGCCAGTTGCTGGAGACCAACGCCCGCAACGAGCGCCTCATCGAGGGCCTGCTGGTGCTCAGCCAGGCCGACCAAGGGCTGGCCACGCGCACCCCGCAAGCCCTGGACCGCATCGCTGCCGCCGTCACGGAAGCGCACGCGGGGGCGGCCGCTGACGCCGACGTCAAGATCAAGACCGAGCTGACCCCGTACGGGATCGAAGGCGACGGGGTGCTGCTGGAACGCCTGCTCCGCAACCTGGTCCACAACGCGATCAAATACAACCGGCCGGGCGGCACGGTGACCGTGACCGTCGGCGCCGCCCTGGTCGTGGCGAACACCGGCCCGGTGGTGCCGGCCGAGGAGGTGGGCCGGCTGTTCGAGCCGTTCACCCGGCTGGCCACCGACCGGATCGACCACAGCGGCGGCAGCGGGCTCGGCCTGGCCATCGCCCGCTCGATCGTGCAGGCCCACGGCGGCACGATCACCGCGACCCCGGCCGAGGGCGGCGGCCTGCGCGTCGTCGTCCACCTGCCCCGCGCCGCCTGACCCCACCCCTGCTGACGCCCTGCGCCACGCCGGCCTGCCCGGCCAAACCCGTGGCGGCCTGCGGCTCGCCGTCCGGCTCCGGCCCACCCCGGCCGACCCCATGGCTGCCTGCGTCCCGCCGGCCCGCCCGGCCTACCCCATGGCGGCCAGGAAGTCGGAGTAGAACAGGCCCAGGCCGACGGCCACGCAGATGCCGGCCACGATCCAGAACCGGACCACGATGTTGACCTCGCTCCACCCGGCCAGCTCGAAGTGGTGATGCAGCGGCACCATCCGGAACACACGCCGCCCGGTGGTGCGGAACGACACGATCTGGATCACCCAGGTCACCGTGATCAGCACGAACAGCCCGCCGATCAGGATCGCCAGCAGCGTGGTGCGGGTGGCCACCGCGAGCCCGCCGATCAGGCCGCCCAGCGCCAGCGAACCCACGTCACCCATGAAGATCCGCGCCGGCGACGTGTTCCACCACAGGAAGCCCAGGCAGGCGGCGGCCGCCGCGGCCGCGATCATGGCGATCTCCAGCGGGTCGCGGACCTGATAGCAGTAGATGTCCGCGCGGGCGTACCCGTCGTCGGCGCACCAGTGCCGGTACTGCCAGAAACCGATCAGCGCGTACGCCCCCAGCACCAGCACCGACGCGCCGGTGGCCAGCCCGTCGAGGCCGTCGGTGAGGTTCACCCCGTTCGACATCGCCGTGATGACGAAGACGAACATCATCACCGAGCCCACCTTGCCGACGTCGAGCCAGCTGATGTCGCGGATCAGCGAGATGTTCTCGCTGGCCACGGTCTGGCCGTTCGTGCTGGCCATGTAGAGCGCGGCCACCCCGAACCCGCCGCCGACGATCGCCTGGCCGAGCAGCTTGCCCTTGGCCGACAGCCCGTCGGAGTTGCGCCGGCGCACCTTGAGGAAGTCGTCCAGGAAGCCGACCACACCGCAGAAGACGAACAGCCCGAGCAGCACGAGGGCCGTCATGGTCGGCCCCTCCTGCGCGATCTGCCGTTCGGGCAGGGTGGTCAGCGCGATGTGCCCGGCCACGTACGCGATCACCGTGGCCAGGATGAACGCGACGCCACCCATCGTGGGGGTGCCCGTCTTGGTCAGGTGGGTGGCCGGCCCGATCGACCGGATGGGCTGGCCCGCCTTGAGCGCGGTGAAGACGCGGATCGCTATCGGCGTGGTGAACAGGGAGACGATGAACGCGACCGCGGCCGCGACGATGACCGCCCTCACGAGCGACGGTCCGGTGCGAAATCCTCGGTCACGGGACATGAGCTTGCCATCCGGCGGCGAGCGGCCCGCCCGCGGGCTCAGATCTCGCCCGCGGGCTCAGACGAAGAACGCGTTGATCGCCTGGACGAGCGCCTCGACGACGGTGCCGAAGCGGCCGCGCCGGTTGTGCAGACCACGGTGGCGACGCATGTCAGCGGGCCGGACGGGACGTTCGAGCTCGATGTCGGAAGTCATGCCCGTCAACCTATGAGCGGACCGCCCCCGCCCGCGTGAGCCGCCGTACTCAATAGTGCCTGGGTGTGCCGTCGGCGTCGTACGCTCGCAGGTCGGTCAGAACGGCTGGGCGCTGCCCCTGGGTGAAGTCGAACCAGAAGATCTGGGCCTTGTCCGGGGGCTCGAAACCGCTCCACGGGACCCGCTTCGCCTCGACCGTACGGCCGGTGGACTCGTCACGGGCGGTGATCCTGGTGGCGTCGCCGACGTAGTAGCCGAAAGTCGGGGTCGTACGGCCGTTGACCAAGCGTCCGGCCTGCACGGCGTGGAAGCCCGGCGCCATCCGACCGGCGCCCTGGTCGCGGCCCACGACCTCGGCGGTGAAGTCGTCGATGGTGCCCGTCTTGGTGCGCCCCAGAATCAACGTGAGTGTTTCGTCCAGATTATTCGGGTCGGCCGTCTCGACGTACAGGATCCAGCGCCGGCCCTCGGCCTGCCGGCCCGTCTCGACAACGGTGCCCAGCACACCCGGAGCCGAGGAGTTGAGGGCGGACGGCACCGGTATCGACGGGCCGGCCACCGGGATCGAGCCGCCCAGACCGGCCATCTGGTGGCCACCGATCAGCAGGGCCGCCACCGTCAGCGCGGACGCGCCACCGACGACGACCCGGCGCCGGCGCCGCAGGCGGCCCCCGGCGGTCATCACCTGCTGCAGATCCACGGGCACGGGCTCGAAGCCGGGCGGCGAATGCATGGCGTCCTTCAGTTCTTCCAGCTGCGTCACAGTCCTACCCCTGCTTCCGTCTCGGTACGTAGCGGCGGCACCAGGCCGGCCGTGATGCGCAGCTTCGCCAGGGCACGCGAATTGAGGCTCTTCACCGTGCCCGCGGACAGGCCCAGTTCGCGGGCCACCTCGGCCTCGCTGGCGTCGAAGAAATGCCGCAGCACGATCACCGCCCGTTCCCGCGGCGACAACCCCTGCAACACACCGATCAGCCAGCGCCGTTTCGACACGACATCGGCAACGTCCTGCGTGGCCGGCTGCTCCGGCATGACCTCGGTCGCGTACTCCCGCATCGGCCGGCGCCACTGGTCGGTCACCAGGTTGGTGAGCACCGTACGGGCGTACGCGTAAGGGTCTTTGCGGCGAACCCGCCCCCAGGCGGCGTAAACCCGGACGAGGGTGGCCTGCGCCGCCTCCTCGGCCTGATGCCGGTCACCGGTGAGCAGATACGCCGCCCTTTGCAGCCGCGCGGAACTCGCCTGCGCGA from the Paractinoplanes abujensis genome contains:
- a CDS encoding peptidase M23 produces the protein MRALFVVAVAVVAGFVLSPMLKADADCTPATPVAAAAPKGWNKEQVANARLIVTVGQDRRVPGAAQVIAVATAIQESRLRNLPGGDRDSIGLFQQRPSQGWGTPKQLSDPAYQTNKFYDKLLRVDGWQKMRVTEAAQAVQISAFPEAYQKHVPAATRLVGTLSDQAPCSKAT
- a CDS encoding glycosyltransferase family 2 protein translates to MKSYEGTPQLSVVVPVFNEEDVLPLFAGRMRPVLDGLDVSYEVLTVDDGSRDATPAVLARMRQTWPQLRVVRLRRNAGHQNALTAGLHRARGRYVVSIDVDLQDPPEVIADMLALAEREQLDVVHGVRTDRSTDSPFKRWTAGWYYRLIRRVVGAEVPHNAGDFRLLSRTAVDALTELPEQLPVYRLLVPWLGLPGGEVPYARAPRAAGRSKYPLAKMVRLALDSITGFSAAPLRVATWLGCAGIVLCFAMAAAVLGAYLWGSVVPGWTSMFVALVFLGALQLLCLGLLGEYVARIFTSVQGRPAYVVTYDSAVTGTRRPAGVSS
- a CDS encoding mannosyltransferase family protein encodes the protein MTATAFAEPDLDLRVEAGVHRPWRSAWLAAAAVWSATAVFHLLVGAFAWLTYQGTGPAPGLWSAFLGWNNWDAQHYVRIAESGYAGLTAGYPAFFPLYPLLIHVFDPVLPGGGMVSALVVANAAAFGALAVLYRLADHEFGPRVAQRAAWYLAVFPMGFFLFIGYNESLFLLLMVGALYAARRGHWWVAGTLGAFSSATRLFGLLLILPLAVEYVRQAGWRPRRDVAALALVPLGVLAYSLYCLIELGNPLQFSIAQDEWGRRYTVPGGAWLTSLTQIFGHGPLHKDTLGALLDASTILIAVVLLILCVKGPFTFRRDQRYLVVQGAITLVMLMSTEVGGRAMQSAARYAMEAVAIFLVLARMGANRTLDRTVLVVGTALHAALLVVFMAGTFLVA
- a CDS encoding response regulator transcription factor, translated to MRVLVADDERLLADTVAVGLRRATMAVDVAYTGGQALEKIQVNRYDVAVLDRDMPDGTGDDVCRWIAEHRLATRVLLLTAACGVYDRVEGLGLGADDYLTKPFAFAELVARVQALARRTAPALPPVLEREGVVLDVATRTASRDGRSLDLTNKEFGVLHALMRAQGQAVTTEDLLEQVWDEHTDPFSNVVRVTVSTLRRKLGEPQVVQTVPRAGYRLGLP
- a CDS encoding HAMP domain-containing sensor histidine kinase encodes the protein MGLRARLVVATAVTVTWVFVAQFLWYKLPLLPTWYPCYEDIDGMECRISRKIPIDNVVQWGIVLGVTLLLVPLLIWWVLVPVRRMLPLIEQIGPQNLGHRIRPGRGRDELKRLGRALDTMMNGIAAGYEGQRTFAANASHELRTPLALQRTLIEVGMAEPLTPEQSALLASQLLETNARNERLIEGLLVLSQADQGLATRTPQALDRIAAAVTEAHAGAAADADVKIKTELTPYGIEGDGVLLERLLRNLVHNAIKYNRPGGTVTVTVGAALVVANTGPVVPAEEVGRLFEPFTRLATDRIDHSGGSGLGLAIARSIVQAHGGTITATPAEGGGLRVVVHLPRAA
- the mraY gene encoding phospho-N-acetylmuramoyl-pentapeptide-transferase; amino-acid sequence: MRAVIVAAAVAFIVSLFTTPIAIRVFTALKAGQPIRSIGPATHLTKTGTPTMGGVAFILATVIAYVAGHIALTTLPERQIAQEGPTMTALVLLGLFVFCGVVGFLDDFLKVRRRNSDGLSAKGKLLGQAIVGGGFGVAALYMASTNGQTVASENISLIRDISWLDVGKVGSVMMFVFVITAMSNGVNLTDGLDGLATGASVLVLGAYALIGFWQYRHWCADDGYARADIYCYQVRDPLEIAMIAAAAAAACLGFLWWNTSPARIFMGDVGSLALGGLIGGLAVATRTTLLAILIGGLFVLITVTWVIQIVSFRTTGRRVFRMVPLHHHFELAGWSEVNIVVRFWIVAGICVAVGLGLFYSDFLAAMG